The Danaus plexippus chromosome 17, MEX_DaPlex, whole genome shotgun sequence genome contains the following window.
ACTGCTGATGCAAATGTTGCTACAACAATAGTAGCTAATGACAATGCGACTGTGACTCCTTCCGTAGCAGTTTCTCCTGTGGAAGTGTCAATAGCATCCGTTGCTGATGCTAACATAACTACTGCTGATGCAAATGTTGCTACAACAATAGTCGATAATAACAACGTAAATGTGACACCTTCAGTAGCAGTTTCTCCTGTGGAAGTGTCAGTACCATCCGTAGGTGGTGATAAAATAACTACTGCTGATGCAAATGTTGCTACAACAATAGTCGATAATAACAACGTAAATGTGACACCTTCAGTAGCAGTTTCTCCTGTGGAAGTGTCAGTGCCATCCGTAGCTGGTGATAACATAACTACTGCTGATGCAAATGTTGCTACAACAATAGTAGCTAATGACAATGCGACTGTGACTCCTTCTGTAGCAGTTTCTCCTGTGGAAGTGTCAATAGCATCCGTTGCTGATGCTAACATAACTACTGCTGATACAAATGTTGCTACAACAATAGTCGATAATAACAACGTAAATGTGACACCTTCAGTAGCAGTTTCTCCTGTGGAAGTGTCAGTACCATCCGTAGGTGGTGATAAAATAACTACTGCTGATGCAAATGTTGCTACAACAATAGAcgataataacaataaaaatgtgactCCTTCCATAGCAGTTTCTCCTGTGGAAGTATCAGTACCATCCGTATCTGGTGATAACGTAACTACTGCTGATGCAAATGTTGCTACAACAATAGTCGCTAATAACAATGTAAATGTGACTCCTTCCGTAGCAGTTTCTCCTGTGGAAGTGTCAATAGCATCCGTTGCTGATGCTAACATAACTAATGCTGATGCAAATATTGCTACAACAATAGTCGTTGATAGTAACGTAAATGTGACTCCTTCAGTAGCAGTTTCTCCTGTGGAAGTATCAGTACCATCCGTATCTGGTGATAACATAACTAATGCTGATGCAAATGTTGCTACAACAATAGTCGCTAATAACAACGTAAATGTCACTCCTTCCGTAGCAGTTTCTCCTGTGGAAGTGTCAGTGCCATCCGTAGCTGGTGATAACATAACTACTGCTGAGGCAAATGTTTCTACAACAATAGTCGCTAATAGCAACGTAAATGTGACTCCTCCAGTAGCAGTTTCTCCTGTGGAAGTGTCAGTGCCATCCGTAGCTGATGATAACATAACTACTGCTGATGCAAATGTTGCTACAACAATAGTAGCTAATGACAATGCGACTGTGACTCCTTCCGTAGCAGTTTCTCCTGTGGAAGTGTCAATAGCATCCGTTGCTGATGCTAACATAACTACTGCTGATGCAAATGTTGCTACAACAATAGTCGATAATAACAACGTAAATGTGACACCTTCAGTAGCAGTTTCTCCTGTGGAAGTGTCAGTACCATCCGTAGGTGGTGATAAAATAACTACTGCTGATGCAAATGTTGCTACAACAATAGTCGATAATAACAACGTAAATGTGACACCTTCAGTAGCAGTTTCTCCTGTGGAAGTGTCAGTGCCATCCGTAGCTGGTGATAACATAACTACTGCTGATGCAAATGTTGCTACAACAATAGTAGCTAATGACAATGCGACTGTGACTCCTTCCGTAGCAGTTTCTCCTGTGGAAGTGTCAATAGCATCCGTTGCTGATGCTAACATAACTACTGCTGATGCAAATGTTGCTACAACAATAGTCGATAATAACAACGTAAATGTGACTTCTTTAGTAGCAGTTTCTCCTGTGGAAGTATCAGTACCATCCGTATCTGGTGATAACATAACTAATGCTGATGCAAATGTTGCTACAACAATAGTCGCTAATAACAACGTAAATGTCACTCCTTCCGTAGCAGTTTCTCCTGTGGAAGTGTCAGTGCCATCCGTAGCTGGTGATAACATAACTACTGCTGAGGCAAATGTTTCTACAACAATAGTCGCTAATAGCAACGTAAATGTGACTCCTCCAGTAGCAGTTTCTCCTGTGGAAGTGTCAGTGCCATCCGTAGCTGATGATAACATAACTACTGCTGATGCAAATGTTGCTACAACAATAGCCGCCatcaataatgaaaatgtgAACCCTTCAATAACACTTTCCCCTTTGGTAGTGTCAGTACCATCCGTAGCTGGTGATAACATTACTAATGCTGATGCAAGCCTAACAACAACAACAGACGTCATTAACAACGAAAAAGTGACTTCTTCGGTTACTGTTGCTCCTGTGGTAGTACCAGAATCACTTTTGGCAGATAATAATATCATCAAAGCTATAGGAGAAAaaccaataaataataacactaATATTACTGGAGACATATATTTGCCCCAATCTGATACTGTGAAATCACAAGTAATAGTACCTGAAGCAATTATTAATGAtgctataaattatgtaaatactgTGCAAGGAAGCACTGTTACAGAAGCTATAACTCTACCACAGGAAAGTCAAGTTGGCCAAGAAGTAACTGTAGCTTTACCAACTCAATCGTCAATGTCTACAACCAATGGAACTACATTACCTAATGAAATAGGAGCCTCCGTTGTTGATATATTACTACAGAAGTAACTAAATGCGCAatcatctatatttattttgcctGTAATTGATTGAAACCTGTGATTTtaatgacttttatttatgtacttattattataattaaagagcattattaaaaattacttgcgt
Protein-coding sequences here:
- the LOC116771431 gene encoding putative uncharacterized protein DDB_G0282133, with the translated sequence MRITVFILFMGFCLVSAKYLRYEPSDSNLLLRYKRSDSDESVTSIDEDDGDDDEDTGENNSLEKKLKELEIKKREKEEKEKRKQEEKQRKLEEKKAKEQRKAEEKKEKEERKRQQKLEKEEEKRQKLLEKEQEDNKKRVEKKRKEIEKIRQELNQDSEGDNFLNTEEESSIELSDIWRHHIYVKYGLTLSSTQLEKQAALRRYLQEELGLSPNSTETERRDAIIKLIQTKIQENARASNGNSQLNNQLLSHLNAISIQKFKLKLDKDIEKLNNKSSVLSNVNLTWASEAKQQLDGKRTLLQTIAQYLSSVIPNWLAGRPSITASTNATVEQSLDNNGLNGNGSENLTPSPIGNVNDNTVSASSNINNINNSGNNLNGNSYLVNNNQPINVNYNSSGNVNETPVIGSSSVNNTVNNIPSVQEFNKPNGDLPTLSTENNLPSLNGDGGSESTNIASEAGDKITIAATNVATTIVANNNVNLTPSEAGSPLEVSISSVAGDNITNADANVEPTIVANNNVNVTPSAAGSPLEVSISSVAGDNITNADANVEPTIVANNNVNVTPSAAGSPLEVSVPPVAGDNIINANANVVATIVANNNENVIPSVAVSPVAVLVPSVAGDNITNADANVAITIVANNNVNVTPSVAVSPVEVSVPSVAGDKITTADANVATIIVDNNNVNVTPSVAVSPVEVSVPSVAGDNITTADANVATTIVANDNATVTPSVAVSPVEVSIASVADANITTADANVATTIVDNNNVNVTPSVAVSPVEVSVPSVGGDKITTADANVATTIVDNNNVNVTPSVAVSPVEVSVPSVAGDNITTADANVATTIVANDNATVTPSVAVSPVEVSIASVADANITTADTNVATTIVDNNNVNVTPSVAVSPVEVSVPSVGGDKITTADANVATTIDDNNNKNVTPSIAVSPVEVSVPSVSGDNVTTADANVATTIVANNNVNVTPSVAVSPVEVSIASVADANITNADANIATTIVVDSNVNVTPSVAVSPVEVSVPSVSGDNITNADANVATTIVANNNVNVTPSVAVSPVEVSVPSVAGDNITTAEANVSTTIVANSNVNVTPPVAVSPVEVSVPSVADDNITTADANVATTIVANDNATVTPSVAVSPVEVSIASVADANITTADANVATTIVDNNNVNVTPSVAVSPVEVSVPSVGGDKITTADANVATTIVDNNNVNVTPSVAVSPVEVSVPSVAGDNITTADANVATTIVANDNATVTPSVAVSPVEVSIASVADANITTADANVATTIVDNNNVNVTSLVAVSPVEVSVPSVSGDNITNADANVATTIVANNNVNVTPSVAVSPVEVSVPSVAGDNITTAEANVSTTIVANSNVNVTPPVAVSPVEVSVPSVADDNITTADANVATTIAAINNENVNPSITLSPLVVSVPSVAGDNITNADASLTTTTDVINNEKVTSSVTVAPVVVPESLLADNNIIKAIGEKPINNNTNITGDIYLPQSDTVKSQVIVPEAIINDAINYVNTVQGSTVTEAITLPQESQVGQEVTVALPTQSSMSTTNGTTLPNEIGASVVDILLQK